Sequence from the Synergistaceae bacterium genome:
GCTGATTCCCCGTAAATTATTATTGAGCTCATATAAATAAATTGCTTGACTCCGTCGTGCTTGGCCTTTATTGCTGTGTTATATGCCAGAGTCGTATTTATTTCGTCGTATAAATATCTTTGGCTGTCAGAAATTTTTTCTGCTGAGTCATGAGCAATCCCGGCGACGTGAAAAATTGTATCAAACTTTGTGAAGCTCTCATTTTGCCAAGATTCCCCGCGAAGACTTATAGTTTTTATTTTGTGAGTGCCTGCGAGATAATTTGCTAAATTTGTGCCGGTATAACTATTTTTGCCGGTAATTAAGACTCTCATAAAGATTCGCCTGCTTTCTCTAACTCAGCTTCGATATTTTCAAGCAAAAAAGTATCTATAATTGTCCGGACTTTTTTTATTTTGTCCGGGTAATTTTTTCGCTTGATTCTTTTCTTTGACGCGATTAATACACCGTCGGGGCCTTCTTTGCCGAGAATCTTCCATTTTGTGCGGACTCTGCCGGTTTTGTCGCGAAATGATTTGACATCATAGACATAAACTGTATTCCGAATTTTTTTGCGTACTATGCTCACAAAAAATTTTACCCCCTAAAAAATTTCTTGTTACATAATACACTATTCTACAAAATTTGCTCGTCTATATATGGAATAACTATTTTGATTTTGTCGTCGAAATTGATATTTTCATTCCAGCGGCCTAATATTATTTCAGGATAATCTGTATTGTTAAGCATATCGAGATTTAGAGGCAGATTCACGTCATAATTGCTGGCAAATTTATATTTATCGCGCAAAACATAAGTAAGCTCGATAACGTCAGGAAAATTTTTATCTCCAATTGAAATATAAAATCCGTTATTATTTGCGTGAAGGTGTATAAGCTGATGAGTCGCGTTAATTTTTCGGAGGGCTGCTAAAATTTTTTCGTGCTTTGACGTGTTACTCATGTCGTGAAATTCAAATGTAAGCTGGCTAAATTGCGCAAGAGTCTCAGGTTTTACGCTCTCAAGGAATCCCCATTCAGCTCCCGTGACATCCATTTTTAGAATCATATCGCGTTTGTTCTCGTGATTATTTTGTTTGATGAAATGTTCGAGAGTCTTTAAATTTTCGTCTTGAGTATGGCCGTCTGCTATTCCCTGCCTGAAAAAGTGAAATTTATTATTTTCTTCGGGCAATTTTTCTATCGTGTGATCGTACATGAAGACATCATAACCCTTTGACGCTAAATCTTTATCGAACGAGACATCATTACTTATCCCGAATGAATAAGCAATCCCGCCC
This genomic interval carries:
- a CDS encoding FkbM family methyltransferase yields the protein MITQIRRALVKIFLGNNYFLRSIILREYKKRNFFKAAAMTILTAPFRSVIKPGWNPRTKESIYSINQNFYSELHELLHIAKTENFNLVRIGRDNDGGYIMLDDFKPGGIAYSFGISNDVSFDKDLASKGYDVFMYDHTIEKLPEENNKFHFFRQGIADGHTQDENLKTLEHFIKQNNHENKRDMILKMDVTGAEWGFLESVKPETLAQFSQLTFEFHDMSNTSKHEKILAALRKINATHQLIHLHANNNGFYISIGDKNFPDVIELTYVLRDKYKFASNYDVNLPLNLDMLNNTDYPEIILGRWNENINFDDKIKIVIPYIDEQIL
- a CDS encoding NAD-dependent epimerase/dehydratase family protein gives rise to the protein MRVLITGKNSYTGTNLANYLAGTHKIKTISLRGESWQNESFTKFDTIFHVAGIAHDSAEKISDSQRYLYDEINTTLAYNTAIKAKHDGVKQFIYMSSIIIYGESAPIGREKIITRETQPNPSSYYGESKLNGENLLNTLDDENFRVCILRCPMIYGKNCRGNYPVLARLAKKLPFFPKINN